The following proteins are co-located in the Thermus thermophilus HB8 genome:
- the tdh gene encoding L-threonine 3-dehydrogenase codes for MRALAKLAPEEGLTLVDRPVPEPGPGEILVRVEAASICGTDLHIWKWDAWARGRIRPPLVTGHEFSGVVEAVGPGVRRPQVGDHVSLESHIVCHACPACRTGNYHVCLNTQILGVDRDGGFAEYVVVPAENAWVNPKDLPFEVAAILEPFGNAVHTVYAGSGVSGKSVLITGAGPIGLMAAMVVRASGAGPILVSDPNPYRLAFARPYADRLVNPLEEDLLEVVRRVTGSGVEVLLEFSGNEAAIHQGLMALIPGGEARILGIPSDPIRFDLAGELVMRGITAFGIAGRRLWQTWMQGTALVYSGRVDLSPLLTHRLPLSRYREAFGLLASGQAVKVILDPKA; via the coding sequence ATGCGCGCTTTGGCCAAGCTGGCCCCGGAGGAGGGCCTGACCCTGGTGGACCGCCCCGTGCCCGAGCCGGGCCCCGGGGAGATCCTGGTGCGGGTGGAGGCGGCGAGCATCTGCGGCACCGACCTCCACATCTGGAAGTGGGACGCCTGGGCCCGGGGCAGGATCCGCCCTCCCCTCGTCACCGGGCACGAGTTCAGCGGGGTGGTGGAGGCCGTGGGCCCCGGGGTGAGGCGACCCCAGGTGGGGGACCACGTGAGCCTGGAAAGCCACATCGTCTGCCACGCCTGCCCCGCCTGCCGCACGGGGAACTACCACGTTTGCCTCAACACCCAGATCCTCGGCGTGGACCGGGACGGCGGCTTCGCCGAGTACGTGGTGGTGCCGGCGGAGAACGCCTGGGTGAACCCCAAGGACCTTCCCTTTGAGGTGGCGGCCATCCTGGAGCCCTTCGGCAACGCCGTGCACACCGTCTACGCGGGAAGCGGGGTTTCGGGGAAGAGCGTCCTCATCACGGGGGCGGGGCCCATCGGCCTCATGGCGGCCATGGTGGTCCGGGCGAGCGGGGCGGGGCCCATCCTGGTCTCCGACCCGAACCCCTACCGCCTGGCCTTCGCCAGGCCCTACGCCGACCGGCTGGTGAACCCCTTGGAGGAGGACCTCCTGGAGGTGGTGCGCCGGGTGACGGGAAGCGGGGTGGAGGTGCTTTTGGAGTTTTCTGGGAACGAGGCCGCCATCCACCAGGGCCTCATGGCCCTCATCCCCGGGGGGGAGGCGAGGATCTTGGGGATCCCTTCCGACCCCATCCGCTTTGACCTCGCCGGGGAGCTCGTCATGCGGGGGATCACCGCCTTCGGCATCGCCGGGCGCAGGCTCTGGCAGACCTGGATGCAGGGCACCGCCTTGGTCTACTCGGGTAGGGTGGACCTAAGCCCCCTCCTCACCCACCGCCTCCCCTTGAGCCGCTACCGGGAGGCCTTCGGCCTTCTGGCCTCGGGCCAGGCGGTGAAGGTGATCCTGGACCCGAAGGCCTAA
- a CDS encoding PQQ-dependent sugar dehydrogenase, translating into MDRRRFLVGLLGLGLARGQGLRVEEVVGGLEVPWALAFLPDGGMLIAERPGRIRLFREGRLSTYAELSVYHRGESGLLGLALHPRFPQEPYVYAYRTVAEGGLRNQVVRLRHLGERGVLDRVVLDGIPARPHGLHSGGRIAFGPDGMLYVTTGEVYERELAQDLASLGGKILRLTPEGEPAPGNPFLGRRGARPEVYSLGHRNPQGLAWHPKTGELFSSEHGPSGEQGYGHDEVNLIVPGGNYGWPRVVGRGNDPRYRDPLYFWPQGFPPGNLAFFRGDLYVAGLRGQALLRLVLEGERGRWRVLRVETALSGFGRLREVQVGPDGALYVTTSNRDGRGQVRPGDDRVLRLL; encoded by the coding sequence GTGGACCGGAGGCGCTTTCTCGTGGGGCTCCTCGGCCTGGGACTCGCCCGGGGGCAGGGGCTACGGGTGGAGGAGGTGGTGGGGGGCCTCGAGGTCCCCTGGGCCTTGGCTTTCCTGCCGGACGGGGGGATGCTCATCGCGGAGAGGCCCGGGAGGATCCGGCTCTTTAGGGAGGGCAGGCTTTCCACCTACGCCGAGCTTTCCGTCTACCACCGGGGGGAGTCTGGGCTTTTGGGCCTCGCCCTCCACCCAAGGTTTCCCCAAGAGCCCTACGTCTACGCCTACCGCACCGTGGCGGAAGGGGGCCTGAGGAACCAGGTGGTGCGCCTGAGGCACCTGGGGGAAAGGGGGGTCTTGGACCGGGTGGTCCTGGACGGGATCCCCGCCCGGCCCCACGGCCTCCACTCGGGGGGGCGCATCGCCTTCGGCCCCGACGGGATGCTCTACGTGACCACGGGGGAGGTCTACGAGCGGGAGCTCGCCCAGGACCTCGCCTCCTTGGGGGGGAAGATCCTCCGCCTCACCCCGGAAGGGGAGCCCGCCCCGGGAAACCCCTTCCTGGGGCGAAGGGGGGCGAGGCCCGAGGTGTATAGCCTGGGCCACCGCAACCCCCAGGGCCTCGCCTGGCACCCAAAGACCGGGGAGCTTTTCTCCAGCGAGCACGGGCCGAGCGGGGAGCAGGGCTATGGCCACGACGAGGTGAACCTGATCGTCCCCGGGGGGAACTACGGCTGGCCGAGGGTGGTGGGGCGGGGGAACGACCCCCGGTACCGGGACCCCCTCTACTTCTGGCCCCAGGGCTTCCCCCCGGGGAACCTCGCCTTCTTCCGGGGGGACCTCTACGTGGCGGGCCTCCGGGGGCAGGCCCTCTTGAGGCTCGTCCTGGAGGGGGAGAGGGGCCGCTGGCGGGTTTTGCGGGTGGAGACCGCCCTTTCCGGCTTCGGCCGCCTTAGGGAGGTGCAGGTGGGCCCCGATGGGGCCCTTTACGTCACCACCTCCAACCGGGACGGGAGGGGCCAGGTGCGCCCCGGGGACGACCGGGTGCTACGCCTCCTTTAG
- a CDS encoding Hsp20/alpha crystallin family protein, with product MLERHDRLETLRKLKELQERIAELAYLLTGEEPAAWTPRVDLLETEEHYVLLVDLPGVRPEDLELLEEGQRVTLAGVRHPLPGTYLLEERPMGTFRRTLDLPGPIEEGTAQATLRNGVLEVRFRKRPATALPLKEA from the coding sequence ATGCTGGAGCGCCACGACCGCCTGGAAACCCTGAGAAAGCTGAAGGAACTGCAGGAGCGCATCGCCGAGCTCGCCTACCTCCTCACCGGGGAGGAGCCCGCCGCCTGGACCCCCAGGGTGGACCTTCTGGAAACCGAGGAGCACTACGTCCTCCTCGTGGACCTTCCCGGGGTGCGCCCCGAGGACCTGGAGCTTCTGGAGGAGGGGCAGCGGGTGACCCTGGCCGGGGTGCGCCACCCCCTGCCCGGCACCTACCTCTTGGAGGAGAGGCCCATGGGCACCTTCCGCCGCACCCTGGACCTCCCCGGGCCCATTGAGGAGGGGACGGCCCAGGCCACCCTGCGGAACGGGGTCTTGGAGGTCCGCTTCCGCAAGAGGCCGGCCACGGCCCTTCCCCTAAAGGAGGCGTAG
- the miaA gene encoding tRNA (adenosine(37)-N6)-dimethylallyltransferase MiaA: MEAIPVLAGPTGSGKTFLALRLGEEVPVEVVSADATMVYRGLDIGTDKPTPEERARVPHHLVDVLEPHEAMSVARFLALAEEAIAHVLSRGKLPLVVGGTGYYIRALSEGLHDLPPPDPGVQEALWAELEARGLEALLAELARASPEDARRVGKNPRRLVRALEVLRRTGTPPARFPKRPPRFRYKKLVLWPDRAWLFPRLEERAKAQFARGLVEEVRGLLERYPRMPTALQAIGYKEVAGHLLGAYGLEEALERDIRAVKAYAKRQYTWFRHEPGDVVYLPRGGEEAYVGFRDWLCLHFGL; the protein is encoded by the coding sequence GTGGAGGCGATCCCCGTCCTCGCGGGCCCCACGGGAAGCGGCAAGACCTTTTTGGCCCTCCGCCTGGGGGAGGAGGTCCCCGTGGAGGTGGTCTCCGCCGACGCCACCATGGTCTACCGGGGCCTGGACATCGGGACGGACAAGCCCACGCCCGAGGAGCGGGCGCGGGTGCCCCACCACCTGGTGGACGTCCTCGAGCCCCACGAGGCCATGAGCGTGGCCCGCTTCCTCGCCCTGGCCGAGGAGGCCATCGCCCATGTCCTTTCCCGGGGAAAGCTCCCCTTGGTGGTGGGGGGGACGGGCTACTACATCCGCGCCCTCTCCGAGGGGCTTCACGACCTTCCCCCGCCGGACCCCGGGGTCCAGGAGGCCCTATGGGCGGAGCTTGAGGCGCGGGGCCTTGAGGCCCTCCTCGCTGAGCTCGCCCGGGCGAGCCCCGAGGACGCCCGCCGCGTGGGAAAAAACCCGAGGAGGCTCGTCCGGGCCCTGGAGGTCCTGAGGCGCACGGGCACTCCCCCGGCCCGGTTTCCCAAGAGGCCCCCCCGCTTCCGCTACAAGAAGCTCGTCCTCTGGCCCGACCGGGCCTGGCTTTTCCCGAGGCTGGAGGAAAGGGCCAAGGCCCAGTTCGCCCGGGGGCTCGTGGAGGAGGTGCGGGGGCTCCTTGAGCGCTACCCCAGGATGCCCACCGCCCTCCAGGCCATCGGCTACAAGGAGGTGGCGGGCCACCTCCTGGGGGCCTACGGCCTGGAGGAGGCGCTAGAGCGGGACATCCGGGCGGTGAAGGCCTACGCCAAAAGGCAGTACACCTGGTTCCGCCACGAGCCCGGGGACGTGGTCTACCTGCCCCGGGGGGGCGAGGAGGCCTACGTGGGCTTCCGGGACTGGCTTTGCCTCCACTTCGGGCTATAG
- the gatA gene encoding Asp-tRNA(Asn)/Glu-tRNA(Gln) amidotransferase subunit GatA codes for MLAHEIRARVARGEVSPLEVAQAYLKRVQELDPGLGAFLSLNERLLEEAEAVDPGLPLAGLVVAVKDNIATRGLRTTAGSRLLENFVPPYEATAVARLKALGALVLGKTNLDEFGMGSSTEHSAFFPTKNPFDPDRVPGGSSGGSAAALAADLAPLALGSDTGGSVRQPAAFCGVYGLKPTYGRVSRFGLIAYASSLDQIGPMARSVRDLALLMDAAAGPDPLDATSLDLPPRFQEALEGPLPPLRLGVVREALAGNSPGVERALEEALKVFRELGLSVREVSWPSLPQALAAYYILAPAEASSNLARYDGTLYGRRAAGEEVEGMMEATRALFGLEVKRRVLVGTFVLSSGYYEAYYGRAQAFRRRLKAEAQALFREVDLLLLPTTPHPAFPFGARRDPLAMYREDLYTVGANLTGLPALSFPAGFEGHLPVGLQLLAPWGEDERLLRAALAFEEATARAHLKAPLGEAL; via the coding sequence ATGTTGGCCCACGAGATCCGCGCCCGCGTGGCCCGGGGGGAGGTTTCCCCCCTGGAGGTGGCCCAGGCCTACCTGAAACGGGTCCAGGAGCTGGACCCGGGCCTCGGCGCCTTCCTCTCCCTGAACGAGAGGCTTTTGGAGGAGGCGGAGGCGGTGGACCCCGGGCTTCCCCTGGCGGGCCTCGTGGTGGCGGTGAAGGACAACATCGCCACCCGTGGCCTCCGCACCACGGCGGGAAGCCGCCTTCTGGAGAACTTCGTGCCCCCCTACGAGGCCACCGCGGTGGCGAGGCTTAAGGCCCTGGGCGCCCTGGTCCTGGGCAAGACCAACCTGGACGAGTTCGGCATGGGCTCCTCCACGGAGCACTCCGCCTTCTTTCCCACCAAGAACCCCTTTGACCCGGATAGGGTCCCCGGGGGCTCCAGCGGGGGAAGCGCCGCCGCCTTGGCCGCCGACCTCGCCCCCCTCGCCCTGGGCTCGGACACGGGGGGAAGCGTCCGGCAGCCCGCCGCCTTCTGCGGCGTCTACGGCCTCAAGCCCACCTACGGCCGGGTGAGCCGCTTCGGCCTCATCGCCTACGCCTCGAGCCTGGACCAGATCGGCCCCATGGCCCGCTCCGTGCGGGACCTGGCCCTCCTCATGGACGCCGCGGCCGGGCCCGACCCCCTGGACGCCACGAGCCTGGACCTCCCCCCCCGCTTCCAGGAGGCCCTGGAGGGGCCCCTTCCCCCCCTGCGCCTCGGGGTGGTGCGGGAGGCCCTCGCGGGGAATAGCCCCGGGGTGGAGAGGGCCCTGGAGGAGGCCCTTAAGGTCTTCCGGGAGCTTGGCCTTTCCGTGCGCGAGGTCTCCTGGCCTTCCCTCCCCCAGGCCCTCGCCGCCTACTACATCCTGGCCCCGGCGGAGGCGAGCTCCAACCTGGCCCGCTACGACGGCACCCTCTACGGGCGGCGGGCGGCGGGGGAGGAGGTGGAGGGGATGATGGAGGCCACCCGGGCCCTCTTCGGCCTCGAGGTGAAAAGGCGCGTCCTCGTGGGCACCTTCGTCCTCTCTAGCGGCTACTACGAGGCCTACTATGGCCGCGCCCAGGCCTTCCGCCGCCGCCTCAAGGCCGAGGCCCAGGCCCTCTTCCGGGAGGTGGACCTCCTCCTCCTCCCCACCACCCCCCACCCCGCCTTCCCCTTCGGGGCCCGGCGCGATCCCCTCGCCATGTACCGGGAGGACCTCTACACCGTGGGGGCGAACCTCACGGGCCTGCCCGCCCTCTCCTTCCCCGCGGGGTTTGAGGGGCACCTGCCCGTGGGCCTCCAGCTCCTCGCCCCCTGGGGGGAGGACGAGAGGCTTCTTCGGGCGGCCCTCGCCTTTGAGGAGGCCACGGCCCGGGCCCACCTCAAGGCCCCCTTGGGGGAGGCCCTCTGA
- a CDS encoding 3'-5' exonuclease: MEAAFRYRMATRLARRLREAGRPLPLPALGEALGLRGPVERVVRPLLDGRFLLEEGVGLWEWRYPFPLEGEAVVVLDLETTGLAPGLDEVIEVGLLRLEGGRRLPFQSLVRPSRPPSPFVERLTGIPREALEEAPSLEEVLEKAYPLLADATLVIHNAAFDLGFLRPALEGLGYRLENPVVDSLRLARRGLPGLRRYGLDALSEVLELPRRTCHRALEDVERTLAVVHEVYYMLTSGRPRTLWELGR; this comes from the coding sequence ATGGAGGCCGCCTTCCGCTACCGCATGGCCACCCGGCTCGCCCGCAGGCTCAGGGAGGCCGGGCGCCCCCTTCCCCTCCCTGCCCTGGGGGAGGCCTTGGGGCTTCGCGGCCCCGTGGAGCGGGTGGTGCGGCCCCTTCTGGACGGGAGGTTCCTCCTGGAGGAGGGGGTGGGGCTTTGGGAGTGGCGCTACCCCTTTCCCCTGGAGGGGGAGGCGGTGGTGGTCCTGGACCTGGAGACCACGGGGCTTGCCCCGGGCCTGGACGAGGTGATTGAGGTGGGCCTCCTCCGCCTGGAGGGGGGGAGGCGCCTCCCCTTCCAGAGCCTCGTCCGCCCCTCCCGCCCGCCGAGCCCCTTCGTGGAGCGCCTCACCGGCATCCCCCGGGAGGCCCTGGAGGAGGCCCCCTCCCTGGAGGAGGTTCTGGAGAAGGCCTACCCCCTCCTCGCCGACGCCACCTTGGTGATCCACAACGCCGCCTTTGACCTGGGCTTCCTCCGCCCGGCCTTGGAGGGCCTGGGCTACCGCCTGGAAAACCCCGTGGTGGACTCCCTGCGCTTGGCCAGACGGGGCTTACCAGGCCTTAGGCGCTACGGCCTGGACGCCCTCTCCGAGGTCCTGGAGCTTCCCCGAAGGACCTGCCACCGGGCCCTCGAGGACGTGGAGCGCACCCTCGCCGTGGTGCACGAGGTATACTATATGCTTACGTCCGGCCGTCCCCGCACGCTTTGGGAACTCGGGAGGTAG
- the csaB gene encoding polysaccharide pyruvyl transferase CsaB, whose protein sequence is MVVGVAGYYGFRNAGDEAILEAIARELKARGHEVVALSGDPKRTREDHGLRAYHRLNPLALLRADLWLLGGGGLLQDATSALSLTYYLSVLRLARLFRKRVVVFNQSLGPLSPWGERRVRKALQGVPVILRDQDSLEYARRLGIPAALGADPALLLPPPPVPREEDLVLVIPRAGVREEALTTLYVAANHLVHEGKQVLVLLLQPGYDDEVAEVFRLHRIERTSDPRRLLYLAAQAGYVISMRLHGLILAAAAGTPFAALSYDPKVAAFAKETGAYYQELPGEPIKLYKAALYGRFPDWEKVARLKERARQSFDLALGEGVPIKGSGRG, encoded by the coding sequence ATGGTGGTCGGCGTAGCGGGGTACTACGGGTTCAGGAACGCCGGGGACGAGGCGATCCTCGAGGCCATCGCCCGGGAGCTCAAGGCCCGCGGCCACGAGGTGGTGGCCCTCTCCGGCGACCCCAAAAGGACCCGCGAGGACCACGGCCTCAGGGCCTACCACCGCCTGAACCCCCTGGCCCTCCTCCGGGCGGACCTCTGGCTCCTCGGAGGAGGGGGGCTTCTGCAGGACGCCACCAGCGCCTTAAGCCTCACCTACTACCTCTCCGTGCTCCGCCTCGCCCGCCTCTTCCGCAAGCGGGTCGTGGTCTTCAACCAGTCCCTGGGCCCCCTCTCCCCCTGGGGGGAGAGGCGGGTGCGAAAGGCCCTCCAGGGCGTGCCGGTGATCCTCAGGGACCAGGACTCCCTGGAGTACGCCCGGCGCCTGGGGATCCCCGCCGCCCTCGGGGCCGACCCCGCCCTCCTCCTCCCGCCGCCCCCCGTGCCGCGGGAGGAGGACCTCGTCCTCGTCATCCCCCGGGCGGGGGTGCGGGAGGAGGCCCTCACGACCCTCTACGTGGCCGCCAACCACCTGGTCCACGAGGGGAAGCAGGTCCTCGTCCTCCTCCTCCAGCCCGGCTACGACGACGAGGTGGCCGAGGTCTTCCGCCTCCACCGCATAGAGCGCACCTCCGACCCCCGCCGCCTCCTCTACCTCGCGGCCCAGGCGGGGTACGTGATCTCCATGCGCCTCCACGGCCTGATCCTGGCCGCGGCCGCGGGCACCCCCTTCGCCGCCCTCTCCTACGACCCCAAGGTGGCCGCCTTCGCCAAGGAGACGGGGGCCTACTACCAGGAGCTCCCCGGGGAGCCCATCAAGCTCTACAAGGCCGCCCTTTACGGCCGCTTCCCCGACTGGGAGAAGGTGGCCCGGCTGAAGGAGCGGGCGCGGCAGAGCTTTGACCTGGCGCTGGGGGAGGGCGTCCCCATCAAAGGCTCCGGGCGCGGCTGA
- a CDS encoding DUF5693 family protein translates to MRALLHLLLVLALLPSLLALAPRLRAQAPGPVALVLDAEAVREEAQARGEDLMAALARYQALGVNGVAFPERLVRDWVGEGVLLYRQGRELVEMGLSARPGWHYLKGDPALLALLERAYDLPSERLGEWLGFPVDVQALPAFYNLEELRQAKAMGLYVMVRPLNHRLRRLEAGLPLVPKEADAVVFLGLEALGYPYRLGEAKALVPVPVALIEGTPQAGLGAFRDQGILRLFSLRYEWLLTLKPEEAAEKYGLAARERSHQILYLRPYPYPEDTARLLKRLQEELKASGLPLGAPSPRALAPSPLRYAAWVGVLAGLGLLALGLPVYGPLVAFLLLLFALGYAGSQAGPLLAALVFPVLGFLGPRNGLWMWARSLGYALLGAVFLSALGSTEEALSGLAPFKGVSLTLLVPPLLVAYSFLEKDFKEALTRLFLHPVRLGEVALGGLALGLLLLALLRRGNDAPIVPELELKLRALLQDVMVRPRFKEVFGHALFPLALLLPWPRWVQNGLLFLASLGIASILNTFSHYHTPLPISFFRVLNGALLGLSLGLVGVILVRRLRAWWSA, encoded by the coding sequence GTGAGGGCCCTCCTCCACCTCCTCCTCGTCCTCGCCCTCCTCCCCTCCCTCCTCGCCCTCGCGCCGAGGCTCCGCGCCCAGGCCCCGGGGCCCGTGGCCCTGGTCCTGGACGCGGAGGCGGTGCGGGAGGAGGCGCAGGCGCGGGGCGAGGACCTCATGGCGGCCCTCGCCCGCTACCAGGCCCTCGGGGTGAACGGCGTCGCCTTCCCCGAGCGCCTGGTGCGGGACTGGGTAGGGGAAGGGGTCCTCCTCTACCGCCAAGGGCGGGAGCTCGTGGAGATGGGGCTTTCCGCAAGGCCCGGCTGGCACTACCTGAAGGGGGACCCGGCCCTCCTCGCCCTCCTAGAGCGGGCCTACGACCTGCCCTCAGAAAGGCTTGGGGAGTGGCTGGGCTTTCCCGTGGACGTTCAGGCCCTCCCCGCCTTCTACAACCTGGAAGAACTCCGCCAGGCCAAGGCCATGGGCCTCTACGTGATGGTCCGGCCCCTGAACCACAGGCTCCGCCGCCTCGAGGCGGGCCTGCCCCTGGTCCCGAAGGAGGCGGACGCCGTGGTCTTCCTGGGCCTCGAGGCCCTGGGCTACCCCTACCGCCTCGGGGAGGCCAAGGCCCTCGTCCCCGTCCCCGTGGCCCTCATTGAGGGCACGCCCCAGGCGGGGCTAGGGGCCTTCCGGGACCAGGGGATCCTTAGGCTCTTCAGCCTCCGCTACGAGTGGCTCCTCACCCTGAAGCCCGAGGAAGCGGCGGAGAAGTACGGCCTCGCCGCCCGGGAGCGGAGCCACCAGATCCTCTACCTCCGGCCCTACCCCTACCCCGAGGACACCGCCCGCCTCCTAAAGAGGCTCCAGGAGGAGCTCAAGGCGAGCGGCCTCCCCTTGGGGGCGCCGAGCCCGCGGGCGCTCGCCCCAAGCCCCCTGAGGTACGCCGCCTGGGTGGGGGTGCTGGCGGGGCTTGGGCTTTTGGCCTTGGGGCTTCCCGTGTACGGGCCCCTGGTGGCCTTCCTCCTCCTCCTCTTCGCCTTGGGCTACGCGGGGAGCCAGGCGGGGCCTTTGCTTGCCGCCCTGGTCTTCCCCGTCCTCGGCTTCCTGGGCCCGAGGAACGGGCTTTGGATGTGGGCGAGGAGCCTGGGCTACGCCCTTTTGGGCGCGGTCTTCCTCTCCGCCTTGGGCTCCACGGAGGAGGCCCTCTCCGGCCTCGCCCCCTTCAAGGGGGTCTCCCTCACCCTCCTCGTGCCCCCCCTCCTCGTGGCCTACAGCTTCCTGGAAAAAGACTTCAAGGAGGCCCTCACCCGCCTCTTCCTCCACCCCGTCCGCCTGGGGGAGGTGGCCCTGGGGGGGCTTGCCCTGGGGCTCCTCCTCCTCGCCCTCCTGCGCCGCGGCAACGACGCCCCCATCGTCCCCGAGCTGGAGCTCAAGCTTAGGGCCCTCCTCCAGGACGTCATGGTCCGCCCCCGGTTCAAGGAGGTCTTCGGCCACGCCCTCTTCCCCCTGGCCCTCCTCCTCCCCTGGCCCCGCTGGGTGCAAAACGGCCTCCTCTTCCTCGCCTCCTTGGGCATCGCCTCCATCCTCAACACCTTCAGCCACTACCACACCCCCCTCCCCATCTCCTTCTTCCGGGTGCTGAACGGCGCCCTCCTCGGCCTTTCCCTCGGGCTTGTCGGGGTTATCCTGGTAAGGAGGCTTAGGGCATGGTGGTCGGCGTAG
- the udk gene encoding uridine kinase, whose translation MSAPKPFVIGIAGGTASGKTTLAQALARTLGERVALLPMDHYYKDLGHLPLEERLRVNYDHPDAFDLALYLEHAQALLRGLPVEMPVYDFRAYTRSPRRTPVRPAPVVILEGILVLYPKELRDLMDLKVFVDADADERFIRRLKRDVLERGRSLEGVVAQYLEQVKPMHLHFVEPTKRYADVIVPRGGQNPVALEMLAAKALARLARMGAA comes from the coding sequence GTGAGCGCGCCCAAGCCCTTCGTCATCGGGATCGCCGGGGGAACGGCGAGCGGCAAGACCACCCTCGCCCAGGCCCTGGCCCGGACCCTGGGGGAGCGGGTCGCCCTCCTCCCCATGGACCACTACTACAAGGACCTGGGCCACCTCCCCCTGGAGGAGCGCCTCCGGGTGAACTACGACCACCCGGACGCCTTTGACCTCGCCCTCTACCTGGAGCACGCCCAGGCCCTCCTCCGGGGCCTTCCCGTGGAGATGCCCGTCTACGACTTCCGGGCCTACACCCGAAGCCCCAGAAGAACGCCGGTCCGGCCCGCCCCCGTGGTGATCCTGGAAGGCATCCTGGTCCTCTACCCCAAGGAGCTCCGGGACCTCATGGACCTCAAGGTCTTCGTGGACGCCGACGCCGACGAGCGCTTCATCCGCAGGCTCAAGCGGGACGTCCTGGAAAGGGGCAGGAGCCTGGAAGGGGTGGTGGCCCAGTACCTGGAGCAGGTCAAGCCCATGCACCTCCACTTCGTGGAGCCCACCAAGCGGTACGCCGACGTGATCGTGCCCAGGGGCGGCCAGAACCCCGTGGCCCTGGAGATGCTCGCGGCCAAGGCCCTCGCCCGCCTGGCCCGGATGGGGGCAGCGTGA
- a CDS encoding ABC transporter ATP-binding protein translates to MAKVRLEHVWKRFGKVVAVKDFNLETEDGEFVVFVGPSGCGKTTTLRMIAGLEEISEGKIYIGDRLVNDVPPKDRDIAMVFQNYALYPHMNVYENMAFGLRLRRYPKDEIDRRVKEAARILKIEHLLNRKPRELSGGQRQRVAMGRAIVREPKVFLMDEPLSNLDAKLRVEMRAEIAKLQRRLGVTTIYVTHDQVEAMTLGHRIVVMKDGEIQQVDTPLNLYDFPANRFVAGFIGSPSMNFVRAGVEVQGEKVYLVAPGFRIRANAVLGSALKPYAGKEVWLGVRPEHLGLKGYTTIPEEENVLRGEVEVVEPLGAETEIHVAINGTLLVAKVDGHAPVKPGDKVELLADTQRLHAFDVETDKTIGHAQERAAVAR, encoded by the coding sequence ATGGCCAAGGTCAGGCTGGAACACGTGTGGAAGCGCTTCGGCAAGGTGGTGGCGGTCAAGGACTTCAACCTGGAGACGGAGGACGGGGAGTTCGTGGTCTTCGTGGGGCCCTCGGGCTGCGGCAAGACCACCACCCTCCGCATGATCGCCGGGCTGGAGGAGATCTCCGAGGGCAAGATCTACATCGGCGACCGCCTGGTGAACGACGTCCCCCCCAAGGACCGGGACATCGCCATGGTCTTCCAGAACTACGCCCTCTACCCCCACATGAACGTCTACGAGAACATGGCCTTCGGGCTCCGCCTCCGGCGCTACCCCAAGGACGAGATTGACCGGCGGGTCAAGGAGGCCGCCCGCATCCTCAAGATCGAGCACCTCCTCAACCGCAAGCCCCGGGAGCTCTCGGGCGGGCAGCGCCAGCGGGTGGCCATGGGGCGGGCCATCGTGCGGGAACCCAAGGTCTTCCTCATGGACGAGCCCCTCTCCAACCTGGACGCCAAGCTCCGCGTGGAGATGCGGGCCGAGATCGCCAAGCTGCAAAGGCGCCTCGGGGTCACCACCATCTACGTGACCCACGACCAGGTGGAGGCCATGACCCTGGGGCACCGCATCGTGGTCATGAAGGACGGGGAGATCCAGCAGGTGGACACGCCCTTGAACCTCTACGACTTCCCCGCCAACCGCTTCGTGGCCGGCTTCATCGGCAGCCCCTCCATGAACTTCGTCCGCGCCGGGGTGGAGGTCCAGGGGGAGAAGGTCTACCTCGTGGCCCCCGGCTTTCGCATCCGGGCGAACGCCGTGCTGGGAAGCGCCCTGAAGCCCTACGCCGGGAAGGAGGTGTGGCTTGGCGTCCGGCCCGAGCACTTAGGCCTCAAGGGGTACACGACGATCCCCGAGGAGGAGAACGTCCTCCGGGGCGAGGTGGAGGTGGTGGAGCCCCTGGGGGCGGAGACGGAGATCCACGTGGCGATAAACGGCACCCTCCTCGTGGCCAAGGTGGACGGCCACGCCCCCGTGAAGCCCGGGGACAAGGTGGAGCTCCTCGCCGACACCCAAAGGCTCCACGCCTTTGACGTGGAAACCGACAAGACCATCGGCCACGCCCAGGAGCGGGCGGCCGTGGCCCGCTAG